Proteins from one Mycobacterium adipatum genomic window:
- a CDS encoding MFS transporter, giving the protein MLVGFFMILVDSTIVAVANKRIMEELNTDYDGVIWVTSAYLLAFAVPLLVAGRLGDRFGPKNLYLIGLAVFTAASLWCGLAGSIEMLIAARVVQGFGAALLTPQTLSMITRIFPAAGRGVAMSVWGATAGVATLVGPIAGGVLVDGLGWQWIFFVNVPIGILGLGLALWLVPTLPTTLHRFDILGVALSGLAMFLIVFALQEGQSHQWEPWIWAVIASGAALMVAFVYWQSVNPHEPLIPLQIFRDRNFTLSALGGAVIGFVVTAMILPVMFYAPVVAGLSYTRSALLTAPMAIASGALAPLVGRIVDRTHPTPVIGFGFSTAAIALTWLSFDLTPTTPIWRLLLPLTAMGVGMAFIFSPLAATATRNMSPQAAGAGSGVYNATRQVGAVLGSAAMAAFMTVRISAELSAAGVEVTADGPAPALPGYLHGAFSEALAQSLLLPAFIALIGVVGAIFLRGFATGPTAEGEPAAEVRPIDEQHSLDEQWDDEDDYVEYTVDWQHPVRVADPPTDLIPALGDEPAEPTTDRLFEHVEHPLPAPADTWHPGPVETWQHVIDDTESVHEPAQEAVVEDRPHDAAWPSILDDVLAAPAGDQIGHARNGFHTDQQGWFQPLEPPSAHEQPESSGRHSRPNRGRHSRED; this is encoded by the coding sequence CAATCGTCGCCGTCGCCAACAAGCGCATCATGGAGGAGCTGAACACCGACTACGACGGTGTGATCTGGGTGACCAGCGCCTATCTGCTCGCCTTCGCCGTCCCGCTGTTGGTGGCGGGCCGCCTCGGTGACCGGTTCGGGCCCAAGAACCTCTACCTCATCGGGCTGGCGGTGTTCACCGCCGCCTCGCTGTGGTGCGGGCTGGCCGGTTCCATCGAAATGCTCATCGCCGCTCGGGTGGTGCAGGGATTCGGTGCCGCACTGCTGACGCCGCAGACGTTGTCCATGATCACCCGCATCTTCCCGGCTGCTGGTCGCGGCGTGGCGATGAGCGTGTGGGGCGCGACCGCCGGGGTGGCCACCCTGGTCGGCCCGATCGCCGGGGGAGTCCTGGTGGACGGCCTCGGCTGGCAGTGGATCTTCTTCGTCAACGTGCCGATCGGCATCCTCGGTCTCGGGCTGGCGCTGTGGCTGGTGCCCACCCTGCCCACCACCCTGCACCGGTTCGACATCCTGGGTGTCGCCCTGTCGGGCCTGGCGATGTTCCTCATCGTTTTCGCGCTGCAGGAGGGGCAGTCGCACCAGTGGGAGCCGTGGATCTGGGCGGTCATCGCCAGTGGAGCCGCCCTGATGGTGGCGTTCGTCTATTGGCAGTCGGTCAATCCTCACGAGCCGTTGATTCCGCTGCAGATCTTCCGGGACCGCAACTTCACCCTGTCCGCCCTGGGCGGCGCCGTCATCGGCTTCGTGGTGACCGCCATGATCCTGCCGGTGATGTTCTATGCGCCGGTGGTGGCGGGGTTGTCCTACACCCGGTCGGCGCTGCTGACGGCACCGATGGCGATCGCCTCCGGCGCGCTGGCCCCGCTGGTGGGACGCATCGTCGACCGCACCCATCCGACGCCGGTCATCGGGTTCGGTTTCTCCACGGCGGCCATCGCACTGACCTGGCTGTCGTTCGACCTGACCCCGACGACACCGATCTGGCGGCTGCTGTTGCCGCTGACCGCGATGGGCGTCGGCATGGCGTTCATCTTCTCGCCGCTGGCCGCGACCGCCACCCGGAACATGTCACCGCAGGCCGCCGGCGCGGGGTCAGGGGTCTACAACGCGACGCGGCAGGTGGGCGCGGTTCTCGGCAGCGCCGCGATGGCGGCGTTCATGACGGTCCGGATCAGTGCGGAACTGTCGGCGGCCGGTGTCGAGGTGACCGCCGACGGTCCGGCCCCCGCACTGCCCGGGTATCTGCACGGTGCCTTCTCCGAGGCGCTCGCGCAGTCGCTGTTGCTGCCGGCGTTCATCGCCCTGATCGGTGTGGTCGGCGCGATCTTCCTGCGCGGTTTCGCGACCGGGCCCACCGCCGAGGGCGAACCCGCCGCCGAGGTGCGCCCGATTGACGAGCAGCACTCGCTCGACGAACAGTGGGACGACGAGGACGACTACGTCGAGTACACGGTGGATTGGCAGCACCCGGTGCGCGTCGCGGACCCGCCGACAGATCTGATCCCGGCTCTCGGCGACGAACCCGCGGAGCCGACCACCGATCGCCTGTTCGAGCATGTCGAGCATCCGCTACCCGCGCCCGCCGACACCTGGCATCCCGGGCCGGTCGAGACCTGGCAGCACGTCATCGATGACACCGAGTCGGTACACGAGCCGGCACAAGAGGCGGTGGTCGAGGATCGGCCGCACGACGCGGCGTGGCCAAGTATCCTCGACGACGTGCTGGCCGCTCCGGCCGGCGATCAGATCGGTCACGCGCGCAACGGGTTTCACACCGACCAGCAGGGCTGGTTCCAGCCGCTGGAACCGCCTTCGGCTCACGAGCAGCCCGAGTCCTCGGGCCGGCATTCCCGGCCGAATCGCGGCAGGCACTCCCGCGAGGACTGA